The following coding sequences are from one Comamonas koreensis window:
- a CDS encoding AI-2E family transporter, whose amino-acid sequence MQPDSAKSPSNSPAPGQPASGAGDQPHVWRPPPAHWGVRVASYVLMAAALLLIMLNGLLVGLLAACAGYTFTLFLVHKIRELSRLPTSLNTPPPLWMEYLAVTIVLVVPVVLVTLGLIHSQGYLLNAPQQYREMLVSMAKTLLDLRSKLPPELANVLPDGVQDLQQRAAEYLGTKAGAIANMGRLWLTGLLYVFVGLLIGALAAVRHSRHSHAPLAYQLQLRVQRFGDAFRQIVAAQFWIALFNTVLTAIFLLGILPLINMRLPYSGALIMLTFFGGLIPIVGNLVCNAVITTVGLSVSPLTAVACLAFLVLIHKAEYLINAKVVGAKTHMGVWELLSVMFVAEAIFGPAGLVAAPLFYAYLKKELFAARLI is encoded by the coding sequence ATGCAACCGGATTCCGCAAAGTCCCCGTCCAACAGCCCCGCACCCGGCCAGCCGGCCAGCGGCGCTGGGGACCAGCCGCATGTTTGGCGGCCGCCTCCTGCGCATTGGGGCGTCAGGGTGGCCTCCTATGTGCTGATGGCTGCGGCCTTGCTGCTGATCATGCTCAATGGCCTGCTCGTGGGCCTCTTGGCCGCCTGCGCCGGCTACACCTTCACCTTGTTTCTGGTGCACAAGATCCGAGAGTTGAGCCGCCTGCCCACCTCGCTGAACACGCCCCCTCCCCTGTGGATGGAATACTTGGCCGTCACCATCGTGCTGGTGGTGCCGGTGGTGCTGGTCACGCTGGGCCTGATCCACTCCCAAGGCTATCTGCTCAACGCACCGCAGCAGTACCGCGAGATGCTGGTCTCGATGGCCAAGACCTTGCTGGACCTGCGCAGCAAGCTGCCGCCCGAGCTGGCCAATGTGCTGCCCGATGGGGTACAGGACCTGCAGCAGCGCGCTGCCGAATACCTGGGCACCAAGGCAGGTGCCATTGCCAATATGGGCCGGCTCTGGCTCACCGGCCTGCTCTATGTGTTTGTGGGCCTGTTGATTGGCGCGCTGGCCGCCGTGCGCCACAGCCGCCATTCCCACGCGCCACTGGCCTACCAGCTGCAGCTGCGCGTGCAGCGCTTTGGCGATGCATTCCGCCAGATTGTCGCAGCCCAGTTCTGGATCGCCCTCTTCAACACGGTGCTGACCGCCATCTTCCTGCTGGGCATTCTGCCGCTGATCAATATGCGCCTGCCCTATAGCGGCGCGCTCATCATGCTGACCTTTTTTGGTGGCCTGATCCCCATCGTCGGCAACTTGGTCTGCAATGCCGTCATCACCACCGTGGGCCTGTCAGTCTCGCCGCTGACCGCCGTCGCCTGCCTGGCTTTCCTGGTGCTGATCCACAAGGCCGAGTACCTGATCAATGCCAAGGTCGTCGGCGCCAAGACGCATATGGGCGTCTGGGAGTTGCTGTCGGTGATGTTTGTTGCCGAGGCCATTTTTGGCCCTGCCGGGCTCGTGGCGGCGCCACTCTTTTACGCCTATCTGAAAAAAGAGCTGTTTG
- the purM gene encoding phosphoribosylformylglycinamidine cyclo-ligase, whose translation MSSSNSSTPLSYKDAGVDIDAGDALVERIKPLAKKTMREGVMAGIGGFGALFEVPKRYKEPVLVSGTDGVGTKLRLAFEWNMHDTVGIDLVAMSVNDVLVQGAEPLFFLDYFACGKLDVDTAAAVVGGIAKGCELSGCALIGGETAEMPGMYPDGEYDLAGFAVGAVEKSKILTGQNVQAGDVVLGLASHGVHSNGFSLVRKCIERAQSQGGLPETLDGKPFKNAIMEPTRLYVLNVLKVLAAQPIKALAHITGGGLLENIPRVLPEGLGAQLVKGSWPQTELFAWLQKTAGIDDIEMNRTFNNGIGMVVVVPAESEQAVKDAFSALGEQVWTIGSIGPRGAEAAVTVR comes from the coding sequence ATGAGCTCTTCCAATTCCTCCACCCCCCTTTCGTACAAAGACGCTGGCGTTGATATTGACGCTGGCGACGCGCTGGTCGAGCGCATCAAGCCCCTGGCCAAGAAAACCATGCGCGAAGGCGTGATGGCGGGTATCGGTGGTTTTGGCGCGCTGTTTGAAGTGCCCAAGCGCTACAAGGAGCCGGTGCTGGTGTCCGGCACCGACGGCGTGGGCACCAAGCTGCGCCTGGCCTTTGAATGGAATATGCATGACACCGTGGGCATCGACCTGGTGGCCATGAGCGTCAACGACGTGCTGGTGCAAGGCGCCGAGCCCCTGTTCTTCCTCGACTACTTTGCCTGCGGCAAGCTCGATGTGGACACGGCAGCGGCCGTGGTGGGCGGTATCGCCAAGGGCTGCGAGCTGTCGGGCTGCGCGCTGATCGGTGGTGAAACCGCCGAGATGCCCGGCATGTACCCGGACGGCGAATACGATCTGGCCGGTTTTGCCGTCGGCGCGGTCGAGAAAAGCAAGATCCTGACCGGCCAGAATGTGCAAGCCGGCGACGTGGTGCTGGGCCTGGCCTCGCATGGCGTGCATTCGAACGGCTTCTCGCTGGTGCGCAAGTGCATCGAGCGCGCACAAAGCCAAGGCGGCCTGCCCGAGACGCTGGACGGCAAGCCCTTCAAGAACGCCATCATGGAGCCCACGCGCCTCTACGTGCTCAATGTGCTCAAGGTGCTGGCCGCGCAGCCCATCAAGGCGCTGGCGCACATCACCGGCGGCGGCCTGCTGGAGAACATTCCCCGCGTGCTGCCCGAAGGCCTGGGCGCGCAGCTGGTCAAGGGCAGCTGGCCGCAGACCGAGCTGTTTGCCTGGCTGCAAAAGACCGCCGGCATCGATGACATCGAGATGAACCGTACCTTCAACAACGGCATCGGCATGGTGGTGGTCGTTCCCGCAGAAAGCGAGCAGGCCGTCAAGGACGCCTTCTCCGCCCTTGGTGAACAAGTGTGGACGATTGGCAGCATCGGCCCCCGTGGCGCTGAGGCTGCGGTCACGGTGCGCTAA
- the hda gene encoding DnaA regulatory inactivator Hda: protein MKQMALDLGLAPAPSLNRFFAGSNQAALAHLHAQVNEAWDAPRSTVPTYLWGEMGCGKTYVLRAVAEALREQGAPVGWLDASTRFPSAFNERWSAVILDEVQFYNPVQQAAAFNWFVNATSPATGARRWVLAAGDVPPSDLKLRDDLRTRLGWGEIYQLHLLSEAQRRDVLKDEAKRRGLVLTDDVMDYMLKRFSRDLGSLMQLLDHLDNFALRNKRGLTIPLLKDMLETE from the coding sequence ATGAAGCAAATGGCATTGGATCTGGGTTTGGCGCCAGCGCCAAGCCTGAACCGGTTTTTTGCGGGCTCCAACCAGGCAGCGCTTGCGCATTTGCATGCCCAGGTCAATGAAGCCTGGGACGCGCCGCGCTCAACGGTGCCCACTTACCTGTGGGGCGAGATGGGCTGCGGCAAGACCTATGTGTTGCGCGCGGTGGCCGAAGCCTTGCGTGAGCAGGGCGCGCCGGTGGGCTGGCTCGATGCGAGCACCCGCTTTCCCAGCGCTTTCAACGAGCGCTGGTCGGCCGTGATCCTCGACGAGGTGCAGTTCTACAACCCGGTGCAGCAGGCGGCGGCCTTCAACTGGTTCGTCAACGCTACCAGCCCGGCCACCGGTGCGCGGCGTTGGGTGCTGGCCGCTGGCGATGTGCCGCCGTCCGACCTGAAACTGCGTGACGACTTGCGCACCCGGCTGGGCTGGGGCGAGATCTACCAGCTGCACCTGCTGAGCGAAGCGCAGCGCAGGGATGTGCTCAAGGATGAAGCCAAACGACGTGGCCTGGTATTGACCGACGATGTGATGGATTACATGCTCAAACGCTTCTCACGCGATTTGGGCAGCCTGATGCAACTGTTGGACCACCTGGACAATTTTGCCTTGCGCAACAAACGGGGCCTGACGATCCCCTTGCTCAAGGACATGCTGGAGACGGAGTAA